Genomic DNA from Bryobacter aggregatus MPL3:
AAAAAGGGGAAGAGCTTAAGAACGCAACGCTGCATTCTCTCCACGCCCAGCCAAGGCTCGAACACTCGGCCCCCCACAGAGTCCGACTCCGACGTTCTGTAAAGCGTGCAGCAAGTTATAGAAAACCTGGTAGATCATCTGTTCATTCACCGCGACCCGGCCCGGCAGCTTGAACTTGGTGGAGATCTCTTTGGCGATGTGCATGCGCAGGCCATTGGGGGAGGGATTCCCACGGCGGTCCTTCAGATTTGCAATGGCGATCGGGGTTTGCAAAACGTTGCCGCTCGCCCCATCGACATAGAACTGGCAGCGGGAGAACCACCCGAGGTTTCCGGGATCTGAGGCATCAAAGAGGAGCAGCGGCGCCTGACGCTCTTGTGCGGTCAGATCGACGATCCACGCACGGTTCGTCTCCTCCAAATGGAGATCGAAGCCGGCCTGACTGGCGATACCGCCCAGCGCCTCAGCGTCTAGTTCCAGGAGAATGTACTTCTCGATGCCAGCCTGCAATACCTGCATTCGTTCCTTTTATTTTACTATCGGGACAGGTGTCTTCTTCTACTCCCCTCTTTCTTTTCGATATTGACGGCACCATCGTGTCCAAAGCAGGCCCCCACCACCGCATCGCGCTGGAGTATGCGGCCAGCCGGGCAGCCGGCCGGCCGATCTCCTGCGAAGGCGTGCCGGTGGCAGGAATGCTCGATCGCGACATTCTGCGTCTGATGTTGAGCAATGCCGGGGTGGCGGACAAGCACATTCTGCGCTGGATTCCGGCGATTGTCGCCGAGGCGCAACGGCACTATCCCCGGATCTGTCCCGATCTGCGGCATCGTGTCTGTTCTGGAATGCGGCCCTTTCTCGCCCGGCTGAAACGGCGCGGCATTCCGCGCGGTTTGGTGACCGGCAATCTGTCCCGCATCGGCTGGCACAAGATGCAACAGGCTGGCCTGCGTCATTTTTTCCAGTTCGGCGCCTTTGCGGAAATGGGCAAGACCC
This window encodes:
- a CDS encoding HAD family hydrolase; the encoded protein is MSSSTPLFLFDIDGTIVSKAGPHHRIALEYAASRAAGRPISCEGVPVAGMLDRDILRLMLSNAGVADKHILRWIPAIVAEAQRHYPRICPDLRHRVCSGMRPFLARLKRRGIPRGLVTGNLSRIGWHKMQQAGLRHFFQFGAFAEMGKTRSELVAIAMEQARRQGLAKPAAKVYLVGDHLNDIRAARDNGIAIISMTTGILSRTELAAFSPDFLLDDIRALPSAIIES